One segment of Massilia sp. Se16.2.3 DNA contains the following:
- a CDS encoding TonB-dependent receptor has protein sequence MPAPLGSAHSLALGWEAAHTTRDEQRHQRDTVNGAPAAQRLQDYTAQVERLALFAQDEWEISPALQAYPGMRWEGVRTATEGRDLAQVSGSSGAASPILQLLWKLPEKRQLRLALARTYKAPLTRDLVPRRYTINNNNSAVNPDVEGNPALRPEVSWGLDLAWERYVGKDGVASVSAYARRVEDVTTQLLYRDGASWVSRPVNGGRARVAGIEFDIKSQAVLAGVPLNCA, from the coding sequence ATACCGGCGCCGCTCGGCAGCGCGCACAGCCTGGCGCTCGGCTGGGAGGCCGCCCATACGACGCGCGACGAGCAGCGCCACCAGCGCGATACCGTGAACGGCGCACCTGCCGCCCAGCGCCTGCAGGACTACACGGCGCAGGTCGAGCGCCTGGCGCTGTTCGCGCAGGACGAATGGGAGATCTCGCCCGCATTGCAGGCCTACCCGGGCATGCGCTGGGAGGGCGTGCGCACCGCCACCGAAGGACGCGACCTGGCACAGGTGAGCGGCTCGAGCGGCGCGGCCAGCCCGATCCTGCAACTGCTGTGGAAGCTGCCGGAAAAGCGCCAGCTGCGCCTGGCGCTGGCACGCACCTATAAAGCCCCGCTCACGCGCGACCTGGTGCCGCGCCGCTACACCATCAATAACAACAATAGCGCCGTCAATCCGGATGTCGAAGGCAACCCGGCCCTGCGCCCGGAAGTGAGCTGGGGCCTCGACCTGGCCTGGGAGCGCTATGTCGGCAAGGATGGCGTGGCCAGCGTCTCGGCCTATGCGCGCCGCGTCGAGGACGTGACCACGCAGCTGCTGTACCGCGACGGCGCCAGCTGGGTGTCGCGTCCGGTCAATGGCGGCCGCGCCCGGGTGGCGGGCATCGAGTTCGATATCAAGTCGCAGGCCGTGCTGGCCGGGGTGCCCTTGAATTGCGCCTGA
- a CDS encoding LytTR family DNA-binding domain-containing protein codes for MEAHPDWQLVAECESAAQARGVLAAGGIEVLFLDIQMPRESGLLLARELARMAEPPLVVFVTAHSEHAVAAFEVHALDYLLKPLDDARLAQAVERAAAMLAARQRAAYGAAMRGYTESPPWVEQISVRSVGRIDTVAVLDIAWIEAQGNYVALHLGARTLLHRVALSRLEALLDPQQFLRVHRSVIVRRREAIGLSVVGDGTYLLRLRDGSEVAVSERYVGAVRALLGVS; via the coding sequence ATGGAGGCGCATCCCGACTGGCAGCTGGTAGCCGAGTGCGAGAGCGCCGCGCAGGCACGGGGCGTGCTGGCCGCCGGCGGGATCGAGGTGCTGTTCCTCGACATCCAGATGCCGCGCGAATCGGGCCTGCTGCTGGCGCGCGAGCTGGCGCGCATGGCTGAACCGCCGCTGGTGGTGTTCGTGACGGCCCACAGCGAGCATGCGGTCGCCGCCTTCGAGGTGCACGCGCTCGACTACCTGCTCAAGCCGCTCGACGACGCGCGCCTGGCGCAGGCCGTCGAACGCGCCGCGGCGATGCTGGCCGCCCGCCAGCGCGCTGCCTACGGCGCGGCCATGCGCGGCTATACGGAAAGTCCGCCCTGGGTCGAACAGATCAGCGTGCGCTCGGTGGGGCGCATCGATACGGTGGCGGTGCTCGATATCGCCTGGATCGAGGCCCAGGGGAACTACGTGGCCCTGCACCTGGGCGCGCGCACGCTGCTGCATCGGGTGGCGCTGAGCCGGCTGGAGGCGCTGCTGGATCCGCAGCAGTTTTTACGTGTGCACCGCAGTGTCATCGTGCGGCGGCGGGAAGCGATCGGCTTGTCCGTGGTCGGGGACGGAACTTATTTGCTGCGCCTGCGCGATGGGAGCGAGGTGGCGGTCAGCGAGCGGTATGTGGGCGCGGTGCGCGCGCTGCTGGGGGTTTCGTAG
- a CDS encoding M14 family metallopeptidase, whose protein sequence is MIRSALLLALLGAMPLSHAAPAHSAPDLTTVSERSGFQATGRYDEVVKLCAAFARAYPKAVKCIEFGRTPEDRPMLALVATTSGAFTPQAASKAGLPVTLIQGGIHAGEIDGKDAGFLALREILEGRLARGALDKQVLLFVPVFNVDGHERFQKWNRPNQRGPVEMGWRTTAQNFNLNRDYVKADSPEMQAMLALVNKWDPLTYVDLHVTDGAKFQHDVSIQVEPVYSADPEFRQAGLALRDKVIADITRQGSTPQSYYMSFAKTDDPQSGFVDGVSDPRFSTGYFPLRNRMAMLVETHSWKDYPTRVRITHNSVISVLEQVAQNGKAWQQAAASADARARQLAGTPVALSYKTTEKTKMVDFNGYEYTRTPSEVSGILMTRYDESKPQVWRVPLRDEVVADLEVTAPRAGYIVPAAHAAMVAAKLTQHGIAFRKLDKALEGVDTETFRADKATFGATSFESHQRLTVEGGWKREPRSVGRGAPVRAGRPAQSAPGDGDAGTAGTGLAAGLGPVQQCLRAEGVHGGIRGRGRGTRTDGRRPGPRRRVQAPRRERPGVREERP, encoded by the coding sequence ATGATTCGTTCTGCGTTACTGCTTGCGCTGCTCGGCGCCATGCCGCTGTCCCACGCCGCGCCAGCCCACAGCGCCCCTGACCTGACCACCGTCTCGGAGCGTTCCGGCTTCCAGGCCACGGGCCGTTACGACGAAGTCGTCAAGCTGTGCGCGGCGTTTGCCAGGGCGTATCCGAAAGCGGTGAAATGCATCGAATTCGGCCGCACGCCGGAAGACCGCCCGATGCTGGCGCTGGTGGCCACCACCAGCGGCGCCTTCACCCCGCAGGCGGCAAGCAAGGCCGGCCTGCCGGTGACGCTGATCCAGGGCGGCATCCATGCCGGCGAGATCGACGGCAAGGATGCCGGCTTCCTGGCGCTGCGCGAAATCCTCGAGGGCCGCCTGGCCCGGGGCGCCCTCGACAAGCAGGTGCTGCTGTTCGTCCCCGTTTTCAATGTCGACGGCCACGAGCGCTTCCAGAAGTGGAACCGCCCGAACCAGCGCGGCCCGGTCGAGATGGGCTGGCGCACCACGGCGCAGAACTTCAACCTGAACCGCGACTACGTCAAGGCCGACTCGCCCGAGATGCAGGCGATGCTGGCACTGGTGAACAAGTGGGACCCGCTGACCTATGTCGACCTGCACGTCACCGACGGCGCCAAGTTCCAGCACGATGTCTCGATCCAGGTCGAACCCGTGTATTCCGCCGACCCCGAATTCCGCCAGGCCGGCCTGGCGCTGCGCGACAAGGTCATCGCCGACATCACCAGGCAGGGCTCGACCCCGCAGTCCTACTACATGTCGTTCGCCAAGACGGACGATCCGCAATCAGGTTTCGTCGATGGCGTGTCGGACCCGCGCTTCTCGACCGGCTACTTCCCGCTGCGTAACCGCATGGCCATGCTGGTCGAGACCCACTCGTGGAAGGATTATCCGACCCGCGTGCGCATCACCCACAATAGCGTGATCTCGGTACTGGAGCAGGTGGCGCAGAACGGCAAGGCCTGGCAGCAGGCGGCCGCCAGCGCCGACGCGCGCGCACGCCAGCTCGCGGGCACGCCGGTGGCCCTGAGCTACAAGACCACCGAGAAGACGAAGATGGTGGACTTCAACGGCTACGAGTACACGCGCACGCCGTCCGAAGTCTCCGGCATCCTGATGACGCGCTACGACGAAAGCAAACCGCAGGTGTGGCGCGTGCCGCTGCGCGACGAGGTGGTGGCCGACCTGGAAGTGACGGCGCCGCGTGCCGGCTACATCGTCCCGGCCGCGCATGCGGCGATGGTCGCGGCCAAGCTGACGCAGCATGGCATCGCCTTCCGCAAGCTCGACAAGGCACTCGAGGGTGTCGACACCGAGACCTTCCGCGCCGACAAGGCGACGTTTGGTGCCACCTCGTTCGAGTCGCACCAGCGCCTGACGGTGGAAGGCGGCTGGAAGCGCGAGCCGCGCAGCGTTGGCCGCGGCGCCCCTGTTCGTGCCGGTCGCCCAGCCCAAAGCGCGCCTGGTGATGGCGATGCTGGAACCGCAGGCACCGGACTCGCTGCTGGCCTGGGGCCTGTTCAACAATGCCTTCGAGCCGAAGGAGTACATGGAGGAATACGTGGCCGAGGACGTGGCACGCGAACAGATGGCCGCCGACCCGGCCCTCGCCGCCGAGTTCAAGCGCCGCGTCGAGAGCGACCCGGCGTTCGCGAAGAACGCCCATAA